In Ostrea edulis chromosome 6, xbOstEdul1.1, whole genome shotgun sequence, a single window of DNA contains:
- the LOC125648490 gene encoding microtubule-associated protein 2-like isoform X13 yields the protein MAESPESQFQDLNLQGVKQTNGVEYMNGNGVNSQEKMDDFEAQFQTVSTGKTASGLDPNATPFEPFSEHSNISTCDQSVPFSDPTQPANMATAPDQQPSSDEGVLIDFSGKDEVSSPAPLKSEGHLDTFSMDVGRTEVSSSEGGQPLMDDTLPQGMGVNVEGSMDNFDQDQGASEMECQCDNYEPDQSLSQNVSDLSHSQNMNPSLSNVPHDVMDLKVAQEEETVPMSHEDPSNQPAYQYVSSHERNSFDEQIVPGVCSCTDEPEPEIPQVEVIKDEQTAPQAQCQSDEEYDAGEDDGEYYDDGSDVTDGEDVDEDQMKNQKAQGEEEEEIEVYTDDGDYSDEEDYDGPDSYRASEEREVISDYDGESRSSEERQMEDGKGEIVAQIAPTSQTAITQEVQSQKVSDSAETDLHDFGSENVKANEMEPEDVTTEDRDSGRINEERGVSEERDVSEERGVSEERGVSEERGVGEERDVSEERGVSEERGVSEERDVSEERDVSEERDVCGAEVEQRFGDERETIPVDTDERMDKEKECEHYGEIEEGDREDREEMSDAVVDEVKPLEDIFVTKSDVNESIGEKDVQREGMEDQHSDEKEESFEVKREVSAERNFETVEPENPVLSDVTVPSSHDQHVEVVQDSVCDREEPQPTERLSEFDKVMDEKYSESDEIAKESSEEKVSVDDIVIEDKLVEPTGRGQGQVPDVILTTMKEPHDEVPDGEVPDEYSNNLDAGGSEEGEVEIQSNVSEFGSQYAEVGDERMDEEESNGDNGEPGDEDYPDEREDEMEREDFDQQEDYVEQEERKDSERICEDVIPQVDQMESLGFHVNERQMEMPEQSEQTDSSQREDEHKIESVNIVEKLPSSEELVQEPLEEQPPKADTFIESEGSDMEERSITPDPDQMLKMASPRSEVPHDVSDTMFHNEEPIAETDEEQGEGGQGKLEQKPDAMTGSIVLDEGETIEDQVPTEMSKSMMEGSLILNEGQTIEDAQPVEDAQFEESPDDEIVPPLNGSAMEGSLIMDEGQTIEDLPAEHSSVMEGSFVMDKGQTIEDLPVEEQTGSVMEGSWIMDEGQTVEDIPQQQDIMSRSLMEDSIVMGEGETFDNQEIQAEHSGSTMEDTNTSEESQASQKINVMTGSMMEGSIVLDEDEKLEDRFPEDTMSKSMMEESVTYEEEQTFESSPANVASEPLSESYTESQTEDSLRSTNVGYMSDQASLHEQTAQNMVENVLNDAIDTVESMQRAEDISVEEASMERTESGIEECVPEKSEEKSSEKMEDVSVEEPSMERSESAVEECIPDRGDISVEEYSTERTEESASIERTEESLVDEPSVEKSVETPVSEPPPDRGEISVEEYSMERTEESLVDEPSVEKSVETPVSEPPPDRGEISVEEYSMERTEESASIERTEESLADEPSVEKSVETPVSEPPPDRGDISVEEPSIEKSVETSISEPLPGKVEVAEDEPKKMVLEKDTAPEKEGKVGVIAKTDEAIKKEKVLKEHKQVTKTEKDKKNVSVLSKEHKKEVKEKKDKQKPKPKVPAKSESKSTGAKTETEKTPAKDNKYSHITSRLTQDTSASLARKTVKRSEVRKQQTDSKIPSPEKGDITRRSQSATRQVRSPRKPKDVATPEENRESISRSKSTPRPGTHRRHTPSPMRSQVTTTRNARPTKLLQPRKDVAAANGVTSPTSGTDEEKAGKRTPSASSKKKYGIDSKNSTYKPGGGHVKIFDQKVQVKATPRIDIGAKTPTGSSSSPSPRKESPRPKPTTPKGPTPNVKNATSRIGSLQNATHSPKGGQVKIASKKTDYSTVTSRIGSTANMDHKPGGGDKKTGGRKIESHKLEFKAQSKVGSTDYMAHKPGGGNKKIETQKLDFKEKAKPKVESKTNHKPTGGDKKIESQKLSFKESAKSRTDSGSGTPKALTESVNSQDSIK from the exons TTCGTCCCCTGCTCCTTTGAAAA GTGAAGGGCATTTAGACACATTTTCAATGGATGTTGGACGAACAGAGGTTTCCTCATCTGAAGGAGGGCAACCTTTAATGGACGACACTTTACCGCAAGGTATGGGTGTTAATGTTGAGGGCTCAATGGATAATTTTGACCAAGATCAAGGTGCTTCTGAAATGGAATGTCAATGTGATAATTATGAACCAGATCAAAGTCTTTCGCAAAATGTGAGTGATCTTTCCCATTCACAAAATATGAACCCTAGTCTTTCTAATGTTCCTCATGATGTGATGGACTTAAAAGTTGCTCAAGAGGAGGAAACTGTGCCTATGTCTCACGAGGACCCAAGTAACCAACCTGCATATCAGTATGTCTCATCCCATGAGAGAAATTCTTTTGATGAACAAATCGTACCAGGTGTGTGTTCATGTACGGACGAACCTGAACCGGAAATCCCACAGGTGGAGGTCATTAAGGATGAACAAACTGCTCCTCAGGCTCAATGCCAAAGTGATGAGGAGTACGATGCTGGAGAAGATGATGGGGAATACTATGATGATGGTTCGGATGTCACTGATGGTGAAGATGTGGATGAAGATCAGATGAAGAACCAGAAAGCACAGGGTGAGGAGGAGGAAGAGATTGAAGTTTATACAGATGATGGAGATTACAGTGATGAGGAAGACTATGATGGTCCTGACAGCTACAGAGCAAGTGAGGAAAGGGAAGTCATTTCAGATTATGATGGAGAGTCAAGATCCAGTGAAGAGAGGCAGATGGAGGATGGCAAGGGAGAAATTGTTGCACAAATAGCACCTACATCTCAAACAGCTATCACTCAAGAGGTTCAATCACAGAAAGTATCTGACTCAGCAGAGACGGACCTTCATGATTTTGGTTCAGAGAATGTTAAAGCAAATGAGATGGAACCAGAGGATGTCACCACTGAGGACAGAGACAGTGGAAGGATTAATGAGGAAAGAGGTGTTAGTGAGGAAAGGGATGTTAGTGAGGAAAGAGGTGTTAGTGAGGAAAGAGGTGTTAGTGAGGAAAGAGGTGTTGGTGAGGAAAGGGATGTTAGTGAGGAAAGAGGTGTTAGTGAGGAAAGAGGTGTTAGTGAGGAAAGGGATGTTAGTGAGGAAAGGGATGTTAGCGAGGAAAGGGATGTTTGTGGTGCTGAAGTAGAACAGAGATTTGGTGATGAAAGAGAGACAATTCCAGTAGACACAGATGAGAGAATGGATAAGGAAAAAGAATGTGAACACTATGGTGAGATAGAGGAGGGTGATAGGGAAGACAGAGAGGAAATGAGTGATGCTGTAGTGGATGAGGTTAAACCTCTAGAGGACATATTTGTTACAAAGAGTGATGTAAATGAAAGTATAGGAGAGAAAGATGTACAGAGAGAGGGAATGGAGGATCAGCACAGTGATGAAAAAGAAGAGAGCTTTGAGGTTAAAAGAGAAGTCAGTGCAGAAAGAAACTTTGAAACTGTAGAACCTGAGAATCCTGTCCTATCTGATGTAACTGTTCCCTCTAGTCATGACCAGCATGTCGAAGTTGTTCAAGACAGTGTTTGTGATAGAGAAGAACCACAACCCACTGAAAGACTTTCAGAGTTTGATAAAGTGATGGATGAGAAGTACAGTGAAAGTGATGAAATAGCAAAAGAAAGCTCGGAAGAGAAAGTGAGTGTGGATGATATTGTGATAGAAGATAAACTCGTAGAACCTACAGGGAGAGGTCAAGGTCAGGTGCCAGATGTGATTTTAACCACTATGAAGGAACCTCATGATGAGGTACCTGATGGTGAGGTACCTGACGAGTATTCTAACAACCTTGATGCTGGTGGAAGTGAGGAGGGTGAGGTAGAAATACAGAGCAATGTAAGTGAGTTTGGGTCTCAGTATGCAGAGGTAGGGGATGAGAGGATGGATGAGGAGGAAAGTAATGGAGACAATGGAGAACCAGGAGATGAGGATTATCCTGATGAGAGAGAGGATGAAATGGAGAGAGAGGACTTTGATCAGCAAGAGGACTATGTAGaacaagaagaaagaaaagacAGTGAGAGGATTTGTGAGGATGTGATTCCACAGGTGGACCAAATGGAGAGTTTAGGTTTTCATGTGAACGAGAGACAGATGGAAATGCCAGAACAGAGTGAGCAGACAGACAGTTCTCAACGTGAGGATGAACATAAGATTGAAAGtgttaatattgttgaaaaactACCTAGTTCTGAAGAACTTGTTCAAGAGCCTCTCGAGGAACAACCACCAAAAGCTGACACATTCATTGAGAGTGAGGGATCAGACATGGAAGAAAGGTCCATCACTCCTGACCCTGATCAGATGCTAAAGATGGCCTCTCCAAGGAGTGAAGTGCCCCATGATGTATCTGATACCATGTTCCATAATGAAGAACCCATTGCTGAGACAGATGAGGAGCAAGGTGAAGGTGGACAGGGGAAACTAGAGCAAAAACCTGATGCTATGACAGGGTCAATTGTTCTTGATGAGGGGGAAACAATTGAGGATCAAGTACCTACAGAGATGAGCAAATCCATGATGGAAGGCTCTCTAATACTGAATGAGGGACAAACAATTGAAGATGCTCAGCCTGTTGAAGATGCTCAGTTTGAGGAGAGCCCTGATGATGAAATTGTACCTCCACTGAATGGCAGTGCAATGGAAGGTTCTCTAATAATGGATGAAGGACAGACAATTGAAGATCTTCCAGCTGAACACTCTTCAGTCATGGAAGGATCTTTTGTAATGGATAAGGGCCAAACTATTGAGGATCTTCCAGTAGAGGAACAGACAGGGTCTGTTATGGAAGGTTCTTGGATAATGGATGAAGGTCAAACAGTTGAAGATATACCACAACAGCAGGATATCATGTCAAGGTCTCTGATGGAAGATTCTATTGTCATgggtgaaggagaaactttcgACAATCAAGAAATCCAAGCTGAACACTCTGGATCCACAATGGAAGACACAAATACATCAGAAGAGAGCCAAGCTTCacagaaaattaatgttatgaCAGGATCTATGATGGAAGGATCCATTGTCCTTGATGAGGATGAAAAATTAGAGGACAGGTTTCCCGAAGATACCATGTCTAAATCCATGATGGAAGAATCTGTAACATATGAAGAAGAACAAACTTTTGAAAGCTCACCAGCAAATGTTGCATCAGAGCCCCTCTCTGAAAGCTACACTGAATCTCAAACAGAGGATTCATTGAGAAGCACTAATGTGGGGTACATGAGTGATCAGGCAAGTCTCCATGAGCAGACGGCACAAAACATGGTGGAAAATGTTCTGAATGATGCCATTGATACAGTTGAAAGCATGCAGAGAGCAGAAGATATTTCGGTTGAAGAAGCTTCTATGGAGAGAACAGAAAGTGGTATAGAAGAATGTGTTCCAGAAAAATCAGAGGAAAAATCTTCAGAGAAAATGGAAGATGTGTCAGTGGAGGAACCTTCCATGGAAAGATCAGAAAGTGCTGTTGAGGAGTGTATTCCAGATAGAGGAGATATTTCAGTTGAAGAGTATTCTACAGAGAGAACAGAGGAAAGTGCTTCTATAGAGAGAACAGAGGAAAGTTTAGTTGATGAGCCTTCAGTTGAAAAATCAGTAGAAACACCTGTTTCTGAGCCTCCACCAGATAGAGGTGAAATTTCAGTTGAAGAGTATTCTATGGAGAGAACAGAGGAAAGTTTAGTTGATGAGCCTTCAGTTGAAAAATCAGTAGAAACACCTGTTTCTGAGCCTCCACCAGATAGAGGAGAAATTTCAGTTGAAGAGTATTCTATGGAGAGAACAGAGGAAAGTGCTTCTATAGAGAGAACAGAGGAAAGTTTAGCTGATGAGCCTTCAGTTGAAAAATCAGTAGAAACACCAGTTTCTGAGCCCCCACCAGATAGAGGAGACATTTCAGTTGAAGAGCCTTCAATTGAAAAATCAGTTGAAACTTCTATTTCTGAGCCTTTACCAGGAAAGGTTGAGGTAGCAGAAGATGAACCTAAAAAGATGGTTCTAGAGAAAGACACAGCCCCTGAAAAGGAGGGAAAAGTTGGCGTGATAGCCAAGACAGATGAAGCTATAAAAAAAGAGAAAGTATTGAAGGAGCATAAGCAAGTTACCAAGACTGAGAAGGATAAAAAGAATGTTTCTGTCTTGAGTAAAGAACATAAAAAGGAAGTCAAGGAGAAAAAGgacaaacaaaaaccaaaaccaaAAGTACCTGCTAAAAGTGAAAGTAAGTCAACAGGTGCTAAAACAGAGACTGAAAAAACACCAGCTAAGGACAATAAATACAGTCATATCACAAGTCGCTTAACCCAGGACACAAGTGCTAGTCTAGCTCGTAAAACTGTAAAAAGATCTGAGGTACGAAAACAGCAAACCGATTCCAAAATTCCCTCTCCTGAGAAGGGAGATATCACCAGGAGGAGTCAGTCTGCAACGCGACAGGTTAGGTCACCACGGAAACCCAAGGATGTGGCAACACCAGAAGAAAACAGAGAATCAATTTCTCGTTCCAAGTCAACCCCTCGACCTGGCACCCATAGGAGACACACACCTAGCCCAATGCGAAGCCAAGTGACCACCACACGGAATGCAAGACCCACCAAACTTCTCCAGCCAAGAAAAG ATGTAGCGGCTGCTAATGGTGTCACGTCACCTACCAGCGGGACAGACGAAGAGAAGGCAGGAAAGAGG ACTCCATCTGCCTCCTCCAAAAAAAAGTATGGCATAGATTCGAAGAACTCCACTTACAAACCTGGAGGGGGGCATGTCAAGATTTTCGATCAGAAGGTTCAGGTCAAGGCGACACCAAGGATCGACATTGGTGCCAAGACTCCCACCGGATCTAGTTCAAGTCCCTCTCCCAGAAAGGAATCTC CTCGACCCAAACCTACCACTCCTAAAGGACCAACTCCTAATGTAAAGAATGCGACTTCTCGGATCGGCTCCCTCCAGAATGCCACCCATTCCCCTAAAGGGGGACAG GTTAAAATTGCCAGTAAAAAGACTGACTATTCCACGGTAACAAGTAGAATAGGCTCCACAGCTAACATGGACCACAAGCCTGGAGGAGGGGACAAAAAG ACCGGTGGTAGAAAG ATTGAGAGCCACAAATTAGAATTCAAGGCCCAGTCTAAAGTTGGATCCACCGATTATATGGCACATAAGCCAGGCGGAGGCAATAAAAAG ATTGAGACACAAAAACTAGACTTTAAAGAGAAGGCTAAACCTAAAGTGGAATCAAAGACAAACCACAAGCCTACAGGGGGTGACAAAAAG
- the LOC125648490 gene encoding microtubule-associated protein 2-like isoform X10, producing MAESPESQFQDLNLQGVKQTNGVEYMNGNGVNSQEKMDDFEAQFQTVSTGKTASGLDPNATPFEPFSEHSNISTCDQSVPFSDPTQPANMATAPDQQPSSDEGVLIDFSGKDEVSSPAPLKSEGHLDTFSMDVGRTEVSSSEGGQPLMDDTLPQGMGVNVEGSMDNFDQDQGASEMECQCDNYEPDQSLSQNVSDLSHSQNMNPSLSNVPHDVMDLKVAQEEETVPMSHEDPSNQPAYQYVSSHERNSFDEQIVPGVCSCTDEPEPEIPQVEVIKDEQTAPQAQCQSDEEYDAGEDDGEYYDDGSDVTDGEDVDEDQMKNQKAQGEEEEEIEVYTDDGDYSDEEDYDGPDSYRASEEREVISDYDGESRSSEERQMEDGKGEIVAQIAPTSQTAITQEVQSQKVSDSAETDLHDFGSENVKANEMEPEDVTTEDRDSGRINEERGVSEERDVSEERGVSEERGVSEERGVGEERDVSEERGVSEERGVSEERDVSEERDVSEERDVCGAEVEQRFGDERETIPVDTDERMDKEKECEHYGEIEEGDREDREEMSDAVVDEVKPLEDIFVTKSDVNESIGEKDVQREGMEDQHSDEKEESFEVKREVSAERNFETVEPENPVLSDVTVPSSHDQHVEVVQDSVCDREEPQPTERLSEFDKVMDEKYSESDEIAKESSEEKVSVDDIVIEDKLVEPTGRGQGQVPDVILTTMKEPHDEVPDGEVPDEYSNNLDAGGSEEGEVEIQSNVSEFGSQYAEVGDERMDEEESNGDNGEPGDEDYPDEREDEMEREDFDQQEDYVEQEERKDSERICEDVIPQVDQMESLGFHVNERQMEMPEQSEQTDSSQREDEHKIESVNIVEKLPSSEELVQEPLEEQPPKADTFIESEGSDMEERSITPDPDQMLKMASPRSEVPHDVSDTMFHNEEPIAETDEEQGEGGQGKLEQKPDAMTGSIVLDEGETIEDQVPTEMSKSMMEGSLILNEGQTIEDAQPVEDAQFEESPDDEIVPPLNGSAMEGSLIMDEGQTIEDLPAEHSSVMEGSFVMDKGQTIEDLPVEEQTGSVMEGSWIMDEGQTVEDIPQQQDIMSRSLMEDSIVMGEGETFDNQEIQAEHSGSTMEDTNTSEESQASQKINVMTGSMMEGSIVLDEDEKLEDRFPEDTMSKSMMEESVTYEEEQTFESSPANVASEPLSESYTESQTEDSLRSTNVGYMSDQASLHEQTAQNMVENVLNDAIDTVESMQRAEDISVEEASMERTESGIEECVPEKSEEKSSEKMEDVSVEEPSMERSESAVEECIPDRGDISVEEYSTERTEESASIERTEESLVDEPSVEKSVETPVSEPPPDRGEISVEEYSMERTEESLVDEPSVEKSVETPVSEPPPDRGEISVEEYSMERTEESASIERTEESLADEPSVEKSVETPVSEPPPDRGDISVEEPSIEKSVETSISEPLPGKVEVAEDEPKKMVLEKDTAPEKEGKVGVIAKTDEAIKKEKVLKEHKQVTKTEKDKKNVSVLSKEHKKEVKEKKDKQKPKPKVPAKSESKSTGAKTETEKTPAKDNKYSHITSRLTQDTSASLARKTVKRSEVRKQQTDSKIPSPEKGDITRRSQSATRQVRSPRKPKDVATPEENRESISRSKSTPRPGTHRRHTPSPMRSQVTTTRNARPTKLLQPRKDVAAANGVTSPTSGTDEEKAGKRTPSASSKKKYGIDSKNSTYKPGGGHVKIFDQKVQVKATPRIDIGAKTPTGSSSSPSPRKESPRPKPTTPKGPTPNVKNATSRIGSLQNATHSPKGGQVKIASKKTDYSTVTSRIGSTANMDHKPGGGDKKILSQKLDWKTNSKIGSMENAKHSPGGGNVKIESHKLEFKAQSKVGSTDYMAHKPGGGNKKIETQKLDFKEKAKPKVESKTNHKPTGGDKKIESQKLSFKESAKSRTDSGSGTPKALTESVNSQDSIK from the exons TTCGTCCCCTGCTCCTTTGAAAA GTGAAGGGCATTTAGACACATTTTCAATGGATGTTGGACGAACAGAGGTTTCCTCATCTGAAGGAGGGCAACCTTTAATGGACGACACTTTACCGCAAGGTATGGGTGTTAATGTTGAGGGCTCAATGGATAATTTTGACCAAGATCAAGGTGCTTCTGAAATGGAATGTCAATGTGATAATTATGAACCAGATCAAAGTCTTTCGCAAAATGTGAGTGATCTTTCCCATTCACAAAATATGAACCCTAGTCTTTCTAATGTTCCTCATGATGTGATGGACTTAAAAGTTGCTCAAGAGGAGGAAACTGTGCCTATGTCTCACGAGGACCCAAGTAACCAACCTGCATATCAGTATGTCTCATCCCATGAGAGAAATTCTTTTGATGAACAAATCGTACCAGGTGTGTGTTCATGTACGGACGAACCTGAACCGGAAATCCCACAGGTGGAGGTCATTAAGGATGAACAAACTGCTCCTCAGGCTCAATGCCAAAGTGATGAGGAGTACGATGCTGGAGAAGATGATGGGGAATACTATGATGATGGTTCGGATGTCACTGATGGTGAAGATGTGGATGAAGATCAGATGAAGAACCAGAAAGCACAGGGTGAGGAGGAGGAAGAGATTGAAGTTTATACAGATGATGGAGATTACAGTGATGAGGAAGACTATGATGGTCCTGACAGCTACAGAGCAAGTGAGGAAAGGGAAGTCATTTCAGATTATGATGGAGAGTCAAGATCCAGTGAAGAGAGGCAGATGGAGGATGGCAAGGGAGAAATTGTTGCACAAATAGCACCTACATCTCAAACAGCTATCACTCAAGAGGTTCAATCACAGAAAGTATCTGACTCAGCAGAGACGGACCTTCATGATTTTGGTTCAGAGAATGTTAAAGCAAATGAGATGGAACCAGAGGATGTCACCACTGAGGACAGAGACAGTGGAAGGATTAATGAGGAAAGAGGTGTTAGTGAGGAAAGGGATGTTAGTGAGGAAAGAGGTGTTAGTGAGGAAAGAGGTGTTAGTGAGGAAAGAGGTGTTGGTGAGGAAAGGGATGTTAGTGAGGAAAGAGGTGTTAGTGAGGAAAGAGGTGTTAGTGAGGAAAGGGATGTTAGTGAGGAAAGGGATGTTAGCGAGGAAAGGGATGTTTGTGGTGCTGAAGTAGAACAGAGATTTGGTGATGAAAGAGAGACAATTCCAGTAGACACAGATGAGAGAATGGATAAGGAAAAAGAATGTGAACACTATGGTGAGATAGAGGAGGGTGATAGGGAAGACAGAGAGGAAATGAGTGATGCTGTAGTGGATGAGGTTAAACCTCTAGAGGACATATTTGTTACAAAGAGTGATGTAAATGAAAGTATAGGAGAGAAAGATGTACAGAGAGAGGGAATGGAGGATCAGCACAGTGATGAAAAAGAAGAGAGCTTTGAGGTTAAAAGAGAAGTCAGTGCAGAAAGAAACTTTGAAACTGTAGAACCTGAGAATCCTGTCCTATCTGATGTAACTGTTCCCTCTAGTCATGACCAGCATGTCGAAGTTGTTCAAGACAGTGTTTGTGATAGAGAAGAACCACAACCCACTGAAAGACTTTCAGAGTTTGATAAAGTGATGGATGAGAAGTACAGTGAAAGTGATGAAATAGCAAAAGAAAGCTCGGAAGAGAAAGTGAGTGTGGATGATATTGTGATAGAAGATAAACTCGTAGAACCTACAGGGAGAGGTCAAGGTCAGGTGCCAGATGTGATTTTAACCACTATGAAGGAACCTCATGATGAGGTACCTGATGGTGAGGTACCTGACGAGTATTCTAACAACCTTGATGCTGGTGGAAGTGAGGAGGGTGAGGTAGAAATACAGAGCAATGTAAGTGAGTTTGGGTCTCAGTATGCAGAGGTAGGGGATGAGAGGATGGATGAGGAGGAAAGTAATGGAGACAATGGAGAACCAGGAGATGAGGATTATCCTGATGAGAGAGAGGATGAAATGGAGAGAGAGGACTTTGATCAGCAAGAGGACTATGTAGaacaagaagaaagaaaagacAGTGAGAGGATTTGTGAGGATGTGATTCCACAGGTGGACCAAATGGAGAGTTTAGGTTTTCATGTGAACGAGAGACAGATGGAAATGCCAGAACAGAGTGAGCAGACAGACAGTTCTCAACGTGAGGATGAACATAAGATTGAAAGtgttaatattgttgaaaaactACCTAGTTCTGAAGAACTTGTTCAAGAGCCTCTCGAGGAACAACCACCAAAAGCTGACACATTCATTGAGAGTGAGGGATCAGACATGGAAGAAAGGTCCATCACTCCTGACCCTGATCAGATGCTAAAGATGGCCTCTCCAAGGAGTGAAGTGCCCCATGATGTATCTGATACCATGTTCCATAATGAAGAACCCATTGCTGAGACAGATGAGGAGCAAGGTGAAGGTGGACAGGGGAAACTAGAGCAAAAACCTGATGCTATGACAGGGTCAATTGTTCTTGATGAGGGGGAAACAATTGAGGATCAAGTACCTACAGAGATGAGCAAATCCATGATGGAAGGCTCTCTAATACTGAATGAGGGACAAACAATTGAAGATGCTCAGCCTGTTGAAGATGCTCAGTTTGAGGAGAGCCCTGATGATGAAATTGTACCTCCACTGAATGGCAGTGCAATGGAAGGTTCTCTAATAATGGATGAAGGACAGACAATTGAAGATCTTCCAGCTGAACACTCTTCAGTCATGGAAGGATCTTTTGTAATGGATAAGGGCCAAACTATTGAGGATCTTCCAGTAGAGGAACAGACAGGGTCTGTTATGGAAGGTTCTTGGATAATGGATGAAGGTCAAACAGTTGAAGATATACCACAACAGCAGGATATCATGTCAAGGTCTCTGATGGAAGATTCTATTGTCATgggtgaaggagaaactttcgACAATCAAGAAATCCAAGCTGAACACTCTGGATCCACAATGGAAGACACAAATACATCAGAAGAGAGCCAAGCTTCacagaaaattaatgttatgaCAGGATCTATGATGGAAGGATCCATTGTCCTTGATGAGGATGAAAAATTAGAGGACAGGTTTCCCGAAGATACCATGTCTAAATCCATGATGGAAGAATCTGTAACATATGAAGAAGAACAAACTTTTGAAAGCTCACCAGCAAATGTTGCATCAGAGCCCCTCTCTGAAAGCTACACTGAATCTCAAACAGAGGATTCATTGAGAAGCACTAATGTGGGGTACATGAGTGATCAGGCAAGTCTCCATGAGCAGACGGCACAAAACATGGTGGAAAATGTTCTGAATGATGCCATTGATACAGTTGAAAGCATGCAGAGAGCAGAAGATATTTCGGTTGAAGAAGCTTCTATGGAGAGAACAGAAAGTGGTATAGAAGAATGTGTTCCAGAAAAATCAGAGGAAAAATCTTCAGAGAAAATGGAAGATGTGTCAGTGGAGGAACCTTCCATGGAAAGATCAGAAAGTGCTGTTGAGGAGTGTATTCCAGATAGAGGAGATATTTCAGTTGAAGAGTATTCTACAGAGAGAACAGAGGAAAGTGCTTCTATAGAGAGAACAGAGGAAAGTTTAGTTGATGAGCCTTCAGTTGAAAAATCAGTAGAAACACCTGTTTCTGAGCCTCCACCAGATAGAGGTGAAATTTCAGTTGAAGAGTATTCTATGGAGAGAACAGAGGAAAGTTTAGTTGATGAGCCTTCAGTTGAAAAATCAGTAGAAACACCTGTTTCTGAGCCTCCACCAGATAGAGGAGAAATTTCAGTTGAAGAGTATTCTATGGAGAGAACAGAGGAAAGTGCTTCTATAGAGAGAACAGAGGAAAGTTTAGCTGATGAGCCTTCAGTTGAAAAATCAGTAGAAACACCAGTTTCTGAGCCCCCACCAGATAGAGGAGACATTTCAGTTGAAGAGCCTTCAATTGAAAAATCAGTTGAAACTTCTATTTCTGAGCCTTTACCAGGAAAGGTTGAGGTAGCAGAAGATGAACCTAAAAAGATGGTTCTAGAGAAAGACACAGCCCCTGAAAAGGAGGGAAAAGTTGGCGTGATAGCCAAGACAGATGAAGCTATAAAAAAAGAGAAAGTATTGAAGGAGCATAAGCAAGTTACCAAGACTGAGAAGGATAAAAAGAATGTTTCTGTCTTGAGTAAAGAACATAAAAAGGAAGTCAAGGAGAAAAAGgacaaacaaaaaccaaaaccaaAAGTACCTGCTAAAAGTGAAAGTAAGTCAACAGGTGCTAAAACAGAGACTGAAAAAACACCAGCTAAGGACAATAAATACAGTCATATCACAAGTCGCTTAACCCAGGACACAAGTGCTAGTCTAGCTCGTAAAACTGTAAAAAGATCTGAGGTACGAAAACAGCAAACCGATTCCAAAATTCCCTCTCCTGAGAAGGGAGATATCACCAGGAGGAGTCAGTCTGCAACGCGACAGGTTAGGTCACCACGGAAACCCAAGGATGTGGCAACACCAGAAGAAAACAGAGAATCAATTTCTCGTTCCAAGTCAACCCCTCGACCTGGCACCCATAGGAGACACACACCTAGCCCAATGCGAAGCCAAGTGACCACCACACGGAATGCAAGACCCACCAAACTTCTCCAGCCAAGAAAAG ATGTAGCGGCTGCTAATGGTGTCACGTCACCTACCAGCGGGACAGACGAAGAGAAGGCAGGAAAGAGG ACTCCATCTGCCTCCTCCAAAAAAAAGTATGGCATAGATTCGAAGAACTCCACTTACAAACCTGGAGGGGGGCATGTCAAGATTTTCGATCAGAAGGTTCAGGTCAAGGCGACACCAAGGATCGACATTGGTGCCAAGACTCCCACCGGATCTAGTTCAAGTCCCTCTCCCAGAAAGGAATCTC CTCGACCCAAACCTACCACTCCTAAAGGACCAACTCCTAATGTAAAGAATGCGACTTCTCGGATCGGCTCCCTCCAGAATGCCACCCATTCCCCTAAAGGGGGACAG GTTAAAATTGCCAGTAAAAAGACTGACTATTCCACGGTAACAAGTAGAATAGGCTCCACAGCTAACATGGACCACAAGCCTGGAGGAGGGGACAAAAAG ATATTATCACAGAAATTGGATTGGAAGACGAATTCCAAAATTGGCTCCATGGAAAATGCCAAACATTCGCCTGGCGGCGGTAATGTTAAA ATTGAGAGCCACAAATTAGAATTCAAGGCCCAGTCTAAAGTTGGATCCACCGATTATATGGCACATAAGCCAGGCGGAGGCAATAAAAAG ATTGAGACACAAAAACTAGACTTTAAAGAGAAGGCTAAACCTAAAGTGGAATCAAAGACAAACCACAAGCCTACAGGGGGTGACAAAAAG